In one Carettochelys insculpta isolate YL-2023 chromosome 6, ASM3395843v1, whole genome shotgun sequence genomic region, the following are encoded:
- the OOSP3 gene encoding oocyte-secreted protein 3, which yields MGAFVQQWALLLLVAGAWAQNASVSVVCGSSRLRITVLKDLFGNGVTVAARELMLGSGCAVTAVGTDGFQLDYVLSACGATMELLPDAIHYRNFLHYRPSPVQGVSRASAFSLPIDCFYPRTGNVSSSNLRPTWIPFGSTLKHQQRLAFALDVYDSTWSSPLSDPTYYLGDLINIQASLRSGSHAPLKIYVDECVARPSVESAMKYEVITDHGCLVDGQYSRSRFLTPRGDHFLRFQLDTFVFTNASNNQIYLLCHLKAVAAGFASQSNKACSYDPVPAAWYSHEGENCSCCAVPARCASRSRRWLSQDREGLFGEADLQLGPIKLASNSSATLGSATDPVSAMAGVVPLSSTVAIPGTPKAIHPVLFSPNRAANPIVRGEMKDSSGLQLPFSVTTLTIAVMGTIFVFLGILGCYCSIKRYHRGYQMGAADAALGESGAVAMAPTGAGGSNVASKKPHAAVAAACRESGSV from the exons ATGGGAGCATTTGTACAGCAATGGGCTTTGCTTCTCTTGGTCGCTGGGGCTTGGGCCCAAAATGCTTCAG TGTCAGTGGTGTGCGGCAGCTCCCGGCTTCGGATCACGGTGTTGAAGGATCTCTTTGGGAATGGTGTGACTGTTGCTGCCAGAGAGCTGATGCTGGGGTCTGGCTGTGCTGTGACTGCCGTTGGGACAGATGGATTCCAGCTTGACTATGTGCTATCAGCATGTGGGGCCACCATGGAG ctccttcctgaTGCCATCCACTACAGAAACTTCCTCCACTACAGACCTTCTCCTGTTCAGGGTGTGAGCCGGGCCAGCGCCTTCTCCCTGCCCATAGACTGCTTCTACCCCAG GACTGGGAATGTTTCTTCCTCAAACCTTCGGCCCACTTGGATCCCCTTTGGCTCCACCCTAAAGCACCAGCAGCGCTTGGCCTTTGCCCTGGATGTCTATGACA GTACCTGGTCATCCCCCTTGTCTGACCCCACTTACTACCTTGGTGACCTGATCAACATCCAGGCATCGCTGAGATCGGGCAGCCATGCACCTCTGAAGATCTATGTGGACGAGTGTGTGGCCAGGCCAAGTGTGGAGTCTGCCATGAAATATGAGGTCATCACAGACCATGG GTGCCTTGTAGATGGGCAGTACAGCCGCTCCCGCTTCCTCACCCCCCGAGGAGACCACTTCCTCCGTTTCCAGCTGGACACATTTGTCTTCACCAATGCTTCCAACAACCAG ATCTACCTCCTGTGCCACCTgaaggcagtggcagctggcttTGCCAGCCAGAGCAACAAGGCCTGCTCCTACGACCCAGTCCCTGCAGCCTGGTACTCCCATGAGGGAGAAAACTgctcctgctgtgctgtcccCGCTCGCTGTGCAAGCAGGAGCCGCCGCTGGCTTTCTCAGGACAGGGAAG GGCTCTTTGGAGAAGCAGACCTCCAGCTTGGCCCCATCAAGCTGGCCTCCAATTCATCTGCTACACTGGGCTCTGCCACAGATCCCGTCtctgccatggctggggtggTCCCATTGTCTTCCACAGTAGCCATCCCTGGCACCCCTAAAGCCATCCACCCTGTCCTGTTCTCTCCCAACCGGGCGGCAAACCCCATCGTGAGAGGGGAAATGAAGGACTCCTCAG GGCTGCAGCTCCCCTTCTCTGTCACCACCCTGACCATAGCAGTGATGGGTACCATCTTTGTCTTCCTCGGCATCCTGGGTTGCTACTGCTCCATAAAGCGCTACCACAGAGGATACCAGATGGgggctgctgatgctgctttGGGGGAGTCAGGGGCTGTTGCCATGGCACCCACAGGTGCTGGAGGCTCCAATGTAGCCTCCAAGAAACCTcatgcagcagtggctgcagcctgTAGGGAGTCTGGCTCTGTGTAA